The following proteins come from a genomic window of Actinopolyspora saharensis:
- a CDS encoding DUF4389 domain-containing protein has translation MSGNASEAGSAGSARQPHPVRFEVEYPDRELDRVGTVFRLILAVPILVVLSSVGGQAMHFDGGSTEVVLSTAGGMLFVPPLLMLLFRRKYPRWWFDWNRELLRFTNRVIVYLALLDDRYPSTDEHQAVRLDFAAPEDRALNRWLPLVKWLLAVPHYVVLFFLDIAAVVVVVAAWFAIVFTGRHPRGLFDFLVGVGRWHNRVIAYAWILVTDRYPPFRLAP, from the coding sequence GTGAGCGGGAATGCTTCGGAAGCCGGTTCGGCGGGTTCGGCGCGGCAGCCGCATCCGGTTCGCTTCGAGGTCGAGTACCCGGATCGGGAGCTCGACCGCGTCGGCACGGTCTTCCGGCTGATTCTGGCCGTGCCGATCCTCGTCGTGCTGAGCAGCGTCGGTGGTCAGGCGATGCACTTCGACGGGGGCTCGACGGAGGTGGTGCTGTCCACTGCCGGTGGGATGCTCTTCGTCCCGCCGCTGCTGATGCTCCTGTTCCGGCGCAAGTACCCGCGCTGGTGGTTCGACTGGAATCGCGAGCTGCTGCGTTTCACCAACCGGGTGATCGTCTACCTGGCTCTGCTGGACGACCGGTATCCCTCCACCGACGAGCACCAGGCGGTGCGCCTCGATTTCGCCGCTCCCGAGGACCGCGCGCTCAACCGGTGGCTTCCGCTGGTGAAGTGGTTGCTGGCCGTTCCGCACTACGTGGTGTTGTTCTTCCTGGACATCGCGGCGGTGGTGGTCGTGGTGGCCGCGTGGTTCGCGATCGTGTTCACCGGTCGCCATCCGCGGGGGCTGTTCGACTTCCTGGTGGGGGTGGGCCGCTGGCACAACCGCGTCATCGCCTACGCCTGGATCCTGGTCACCGACCGCTACCCGCCGTTTCGGCTGGCGCCGTGA
- a CDS encoding helix-turn-helix transcriptional regulator codes for MANLDGLVSAPQAAELLGISVKTLYRNSYVYDDFPRPVKVGRTVLYDPTALHAWRHEHPPRRSTK; via the coding sequence ATGGCTAACTTGGATGGGCTGGTTTCCGCTCCGCAAGCTGCTGAACTGCTGGGTATCAGCGTGAAGACGCTCTACCGCAACTCCTACGTCTATGACGACTTCCCTCGGCCGGTGAAGGTAGGCCGCACTGTGCTGTATGACCCCACCGCGCTACACGCCTGGCGTCACGAACACCCACCCCGACGCAGCACGAAATGA